The following coding sequences are from one Gadus macrocephalus chromosome 3, ASM3116895v1 window:
- the cxcl18b gene encoding chemokine (C-X-C motif) ligand 18b — translation MAFSLKHLILLLVAAVAVCIKLNDAQYIPSARCLCHNTVRRTSEIITDFQIIQRGPSCDTTQVIVTIENSNNSTVELCLNTQGLLAKAFIKCWNRIKKDDSKKVTCLNKSNMRRAPARVTDIHA, via the exons ATGGCTTTCTCACTGAAACACCTCATCCTTCTGCTGGTTGCTGCGGTCGCTGTTTGCATCAAACTTAACGACG CCCAGTACATTCCTTCAGCCAGGTGTCTCTGTCACAATACCGTCAGGAGGACTTCAGAAATCATCACAGATTTCCAGATTATCCAAAGAGGACCCAGCTGTGACACCACTCAAGTCAT CGTTACCATCGAGAACTCAAACAACAGCACAGTCGAGCTCTGTCTTAACACACAGGGCTTGCTAGCCAAGGCGTTCATCAAGTGCTGGAACAG AATCAAGAAAGACGACAGCAAGAAGGTGACCTGCCTGAACAAGAGCAATATGAGAAGGGCCCCAGCGAGGGTGACAGATATACACGCTTGA